A genomic segment from Microcella flavibacter encodes:
- the qcrC gene encoding cytochrome bc1 complex diheme cytochrome c subunit yields the protein MAPSSSSSSAAAPTRRTGRRHPLVAAALLVIGLLATGGAYAVATTTATAESTTASTKMVDEGGKLFAANCASCHGLQGQGAETGPSLVGVGALAVDFQVGTGRMPMAASGPQAEVKPVQFTQDQIDAMGAWVAQLGPGPAIPADEYIAGDGDAAIGAELFRVNCAMCHNVAGAGGALTEGKYAPSLAGVDPVHIYGAMVTGPQNMPVFSDLNLTPEEKNDIITYLTYLEENPSVGGIDLGSLGPVSEGLFIWIFGLGGLIAVTIWLTAKSN from the coding sequence ATGGCACCCTCCTCTTCCTCCTCCTCCGCGGCGGCGCCGACACGACGCACCGGTCGACGGCATCCGCTCGTGGCCGCAGCCCTGCTCGTCATCGGCCTGCTTGCGACCGGCGGCGCCTACGCGGTCGCGACGACGACTGCAACCGCCGAGTCGACCACCGCGAGCACCAAGATGGTCGATGAGGGCGGCAAGCTGTTCGCCGCCAACTGCGCCAGCTGCCACGGTCTGCAGGGCCAGGGCGCCGAGACCGGCCCGAGCCTCGTGGGCGTGGGCGCTCTCGCCGTGGACTTCCAGGTCGGAACCGGCCGCATGCCCATGGCAGCCTCCGGCCCCCAGGCCGAGGTCAAACCCGTCCAGTTCACGCAGGATCAGATCGACGCCATGGGCGCCTGGGTCGCCCAGCTCGGCCCGGGCCCGGCGATCCCCGCCGATGAGTACATCGCCGGCGACGGCGACGCCGCGATCGGCGCGGAGCTCTTCCGCGTCAACTGCGCCATGTGCCACAACGTGGCCGGCGCGGGCGGCGCGCTCACCGAGGGCAAGTACGCCCCCAGCCTCGCCGGGGTCGACCCCGTCCACATCTACGGCGCCATGGTGACCGGTCCGCAGAACATGCCCGTGTTCAGCGACCTGAACCTCACGCCCGAGGAGAAGAACGACATCATCACCTACCTCACCTACCTCGAGGAGAACCCCTCGGTCGGCGGCATCGACCTGGGAAGCCTCGGGCCGGTGTCGGAGGGCCTCTTCATCTGGATCTTCGGTCTCGGCGGCCTCATCGCCGTGACCATCTGGCTGACCGCGAAGTCGAACTGA
- the ctaE gene encoding aa3-type cytochrome oxidase subunit III — translation MTSTSLSSSLSAPTINRPNTVAVGTIVWLGSEVMFFAGLFAIYFTLRSTSPELWEAGTELFNVPFAAVNTTILVLSSVTAQFGVFAAERLQPRRTGWKPTQWGMVEWFFLTFAMGAVFVVGQVYEYAILVSESVTLTSDAFGSSFYLTTGFHGLHVTGGLIAFLLVIGRAYAVKVFTHRDAMSAIVVSYYWHFVDVVWIGLFIVIYVLQ, via the coding sequence GTGACCAGCACCTCTCTCTCGAGCTCGCTCAGCGCTCCCACGATCAACCGCCCGAATACCGTCGCGGTCGGCACGATCGTGTGGCTGGGCAGCGAAGTCATGTTCTTCGCCGGCCTCTTCGCGATCTACTTCACCCTGCGATCCACCTCGCCGGAGCTGTGGGAGGCGGGCACGGAGTTGTTCAACGTCCCCTTCGCGGCGGTGAACACCACCATCCTCGTGCTCTCCTCGGTCACCGCCCAGTTCGGCGTGTTCGCCGCCGAGCGCTTGCAGCCGCGGCGCACGGGCTGGAAGCCGACGCAGTGGGGCATGGTCGAGTGGTTCTTCCTGACGTTCGCGATGGGCGCGGTCTTCGTCGTCGGCCAGGTCTACGAATACGCGATCCTCGTCAGTGAATCCGTCACGCTCACCTCGGACGCCTTCGGCTCGTCCTTCTACCTCACCACGGGCTTCCACGGCCTGCATGTGACCGGCGGTCTCATCGCCTTCCTCCTCGTCATCGGCCGCGCGTACGCCGTCAAGGTGTTCACCCACCGCGACGCCATGAGCGCGATCGTCGTGTCGTACTACTGGCACTTCGTCGACGTGGTCTGGATCGGTCTCTTCATCGTCATCTACGTCCTCCAGTAA
- a CDS encoding HesB/IscA family protein translates to MTDTAISTHGVALTDAAASKVKSLLEQEGRDDLRLRLAVQPGGCSGLIYQLYFDERMLDGDIARDFDGVEVVVDKMSVPYLDGASIDFEDTIQKQGFTIDNPNAGGSCACGDSFH, encoded by the coding sequence ATGACCGACACCGCCATCTCCACCCACGGCGTCGCCCTGACCGACGCGGCCGCGTCGAAGGTCAAGAGCCTGCTCGAGCAGGAGGGCCGCGACGACCTGCGTCTGCGCCTCGCCGTGCAGCCCGGCGGCTGCTCGGGCCTGATCTACCAGCTGTACTTCGACGAGCGCATGCTCGACGGCGACATCGCGCGCGACTTCGACGGTGTCGAGGTCGTCGTCGACAAGATGAGCGTGCCCTACCTCGACGGCGCCTCGATCGACTTCGAGGACACCATCCAGAAGCAGGGCTTCACGATCGACAACCCCAACGCCGGCGGGTCCTGCGCCTGCGGCGACAGCTTCCACTAG
- the qcrB gene encoding cytochrome bc1 complex cytochrome b subunit — translation MRFTGWAANYIDERTSASTAVKALGRKIFPDHWSFMLGEVALYSFVVILLSGTFLTFFFDPSMTEVEYEGSYLPLNGIPMSVAYHSSLDISFEIRGGLLMRQVHHWAALLFVASIGLHMLRVFFTGAFRKPRELNWVIGFLLFVLAMALGFTGYSLPDDLLSGNGLRIIDGMIKAVPLAGAWISYLLFGNEFPGTDIIPRLYVLHILLLPAILIALIGAHMVLLIVNKHTQFAAPGRTNDNVVGAPIMPVFAAKAGGFFFLVFGVIVLIASLFTINPIWNYGPYDPSPVSAGTQPDWYIGFADGALRLIPPHLESVILGYTFSWNILIPLVGLLVFLAVVAAYPFLEAWVTGDRREHHIADRPRNAPTRTAIGAAGVTFYAGLWAAASSDIIATHFRLTIEGVIFALQMVTVFGPIVAYFVTKRVCLALMRKDREIALHGFESGRIVRLPGGEYIEVHEQLDDYERWKLVSFEEYQPLVVRPDARGRITARQRVRAGLSRWFFEDRIAPVTQNEIESQKH, via the coding sequence ATGCGGTTCACCGGGTGGGCGGCCAACTACATTGACGAGCGCACGAGCGCCTCCACGGCGGTCAAGGCGCTGGGGCGCAAGATCTTCCCCGACCACTGGTCGTTCATGCTCGGCGAGGTGGCGCTGTACAGCTTCGTCGTCATCCTCCTGAGCGGAACCTTCCTGACCTTCTTCTTCGACCCGTCGATGACGGAGGTCGAGTACGAGGGCTCTTACCTGCCGCTCAACGGCATCCCGATGTCGGTGGCGTACCACTCCTCCCTCGATATCTCGTTCGAGATCCGGGGCGGCCTGCTCATGCGCCAGGTGCATCACTGGGCGGCACTGCTGTTCGTGGCCTCGATCGGCCTGCACATGCTGCGCGTCTTCTTCACCGGCGCCTTCCGCAAGCCGCGCGAGCTCAACTGGGTCATCGGCTTCCTGCTGTTCGTGCTCGCCATGGCGCTCGGCTTCACGGGCTACTCGCTCCCCGACGACCTGCTCTCGGGCAACGGCCTGCGCATCATCGACGGCATGATCAAGGCGGTCCCGCTCGCCGGCGCCTGGATCTCCTACCTGCTGTTCGGGAACGAATTTCCGGGCACGGATATCATCCCCCGCCTCTACGTCCTGCATATCCTGCTGCTGCCGGCCATCCTGATCGCCCTCATCGGGGCGCACATGGTGCTGCTCATCGTCAACAAGCACACGCAGTTCGCGGCCCCCGGTCGCACCAACGACAACGTCGTCGGCGCACCCATCATGCCGGTGTTCGCGGCCAAGGCCGGCGGGTTCTTCTTCCTCGTCTTCGGCGTCATCGTGCTCATCGCCTCGCTCTTCACGATCAATCCGATCTGGAACTACGGCCCCTACGACCCGTCCCCGGTGTCGGCGGGCACGCAACCCGACTGGTACATCGGATTCGCCGACGGCGCCCTGCGGCTCATCCCGCCGCACCTCGAGTCGGTCATCCTCGGCTACACGTTCTCGTGGAACATCCTGATCCCGCTCGTCGGGCTCCTGGTCTTCCTCGCGGTCGTCGCCGCCTACCCGTTCCTCGAGGCCTGGGTCACGGGCGACCGTCGCGAGCACCACATCGCCGACCGCCCGCGCAACGCCCCCACCCGCACCGCCATCGGCGCGGCCGGCGTCACGTTCTACGCGGGCCTCTGGGCCGCGGCGAGCTCCGACATCATCGCGACGCACTTCCGGCTCACGATCGAAGGCGTCATCTTCGCTCTGCAGATGGTGACCGTCTTCGGCCCGATCGTCGCCTACTTCGTCACGAAGCGCGTCTGCCTGGCGCTCATGCGCAAGGACCGCGAGATCGCCCTCCACGGCTTCGAGTCCGGTCGCATCGTGCGTCTGCCCGGTGGCGAGTACATCGAGGTGCACGAGCAGCTCGACGACTACGAGCGCTGGAAGCTCGTGAGCTTCGAGGAGTACCAGCCGCTCGTCGTGCGCCCCGACGCCCGTGGCCGCATCACGGCCCGTCAGCGGGTGCGTGCCGGCCTGTCGCGCTGGTTCTTCGAGGACCGCATCGCGCCCGTCACGCAGAACGAGATCGAGTCGCAGAAGCACTGA
- the qcrA gene encoding cytochrome bc1 complex Rieske iron-sulfur subunit: protein MADPHDGAAQSDAAETAVERRESAAPSSGVAVARTDRVPNPGFPAERLRVTDMDPAKERQAERTVSGLFLLSVVGSVLAVVAYIAFPIDEADPSTIRLNNLFLGLGITLGLLGIGIGAVHWSKALMHGHELVEQRHPTRGDDETRAKALEIFSESNKESGFTRRSLVRNTLIGAIVATPIPAVVLFRDLAPAEDPVGLLRQTMWEAGTRLARDPSGTPILASEVTIGSAFHVIPDGLAQLESHRLEEKAKAAVLLMRLPIDRLNETEDRRSWSYDGIVAYSKICTHVGCPVALYEQQTHTLLCPCHQSEFDVANHAAVIFGPAARPLPQLPISVDDEGYLIATSDFTEPVGPSFWEREL from the coding sequence ATGGCGGACCCCCACGACGGCGCTGCGCAGAGCGACGCCGCCGAGACGGCTGTCGAGCGGCGCGAGAGCGCCGCTCCCTCCTCGGGCGTCGCCGTCGCACGGACCGACCGCGTCCCCAACCCCGGCTTCCCGGCGGAGCGCCTCCGGGTCACCGACATGGACCCGGCGAAGGAGAGGCAGGCCGAGCGCACCGTGAGCGGACTCTTCCTGCTCTCGGTCGTCGGCAGCGTGCTCGCGGTCGTCGCGTACATCGCCTTCCCGATCGACGAGGCCGACCCGAGCACCATCCGCCTCAACAACCTCTTCCTGGGTCTCGGCATCACCCTGGGCCTGCTCGGCATCGGCATCGGCGCGGTGCACTGGTCTAAGGCGCTCATGCACGGCCACGAGCTGGTCGAGCAGCGCCACCCGACCCGCGGCGACGACGAGACGCGCGCCAAGGCGCTCGAGATCTTCTCCGAGAGCAACAAGGAGTCGGGCTTCACCCGCCGCAGCCTCGTGCGCAACACCCTCATCGGCGCCATCGTGGCCACGCCCATCCCGGCGGTCGTCCTGTTCCGCGACCTCGCGCCGGCGGAGGACCCGGTCGGCCTGCTGCGCCAGACCATGTGGGAGGCCGGCACGCGGCTTGCGCGCGACCCCTCGGGCACGCCCATCCTCGCCTCCGAGGTCACGATCGGGTCGGCGTTCCATGTCATCCCCGACGGCCTCGCGCAGCTCGAGTCGCACCGCCTGGAGGAGAAGGCCAAGGCCGCCGTCCTCCTCATGCGCCTCCCGATCGACCGCCTCAACGAGACCGAGGATCGCCGCTCCTGGTCCTACGACGGCATCGTCGCCTATTCCAAGATCTGCACGCACGTCGGATGCCCCGTCGCGCTGTACGAGCAGCAGACCCACACTCTGCTGTGCCCCTGCCACCAGTCCGAGTTCGACGTCGCGAACCACGCGGCGGTCATCTTCGGACCGGCGGCCCGTCCTCTTCCCCAGCTCCCGATCAGCGTGGACGACGAGGGTTATCTCATCGCGACGAGCGATTTCACCGAACCTGTGGGTCCGAGCTTCTGGGAGCGTGAACTGTGA
- the ctaD gene encoding aa3-type cytochrome oxidase subunit I — MTTTAPRPTVGTEPGYSRPGVERKGNVFVGWITSTDHKTIGYMYLITSFIYFLVGGVMALVIRAQLFAPGLEIVATKEQYNQLFTMHGTIMLLMFATPLFAGFANVLMPLQIGAPDVAFPRLNAFAYWLYSFGSLIAVAGFFTPQGAASFGWFAYAPLSSQTFSPGLGGNLWVFGLIMSGFGTILGAVNFITTIICMRAPGMTMWRMPIFTWNTLVTSLLVLMAFPVLAAALFALGSDRVFGSHFFDPANGGAILWQHLFWFFGHPEVYIIALPFFGIVSEILPVFSRKPIFGYKTLVYATIAIAALSMTVWAHHMYVTGSVLLPFFSLMTMLIAVPTGVKIFNWVGTMWRGSVTFETPMMWSIGFLITFVFGGLTGVILASPPLDFAVSDSYFVVAHFHYVVFGTVVFAMFAGFYFWWPKWTGKMLNERLGQIHFWTLFVGFHTTFLIQHWLGVVGMPRRYATYAVEDGFTWMNQLSTFGAFLLAASMIPFLLNVYITARRAPKVTVNDPWGYGRSLEWATSCPPPRHNFTSIPRIRSESPAFDLNHPEAGIPVGIGPAKDAPDAPTYDLGDEKVK; from the coding sequence ATGACGACGACCGCACCGCGTCCTACCGTCGGCACCGAGCCGGGCTACAGCCGCCCGGGTGTCGAGAGGAAGGGCAACGTCTTCGTCGGCTGGATCACCTCCACCGACCACAAGACCATCGGGTACATGTACCTGATCACCTCCTTCATCTACTTCCTCGTCGGCGGCGTCATGGCGCTCGTCATCCGCGCGCAGCTCTTCGCGCCGGGCCTCGAGATCGTGGCCACGAAGGAGCAGTACAACCAGCTCTTCACGATGCACGGCACGATCATGCTGCTGATGTTCGCGACGCCGCTCTTCGCCGGCTTCGCCAACGTGCTCATGCCGCTGCAGATCGGCGCCCCCGACGTCGCGTTCCCGCGCCTCAACGCCTTCGCGTACTGGCTCTACTCCTTCGGCTCGCTCATCGCCGTCGCCGGCTTCTTCACCCCGCAGGGCGCGGCCTCGTTCGGCTGGTTCGCCTACGCCCCGCTGTCCAGTCAGACCTTCTCACCAGGGCTCGGCGGCAACCTCTGGGTCTTCGGTCTCATCATGAGCGGATTCGGCACCATCCTCGGCGCCGTGAACTTCATCACGACGATCATCTGCATGCGCGCTCCCGGGATGACGATGTGGCGCATGCCGATCTTCACGTGGAACACCCTCGTCACCTCGCTGCTCGTGCTCATGGCCTTCCCCGTGCTCGCCGCCGCGCTCTTCGCACTCGGCTCCGACCGCGTGTTCGGCTCGCACTTCTTCGACCCGGCCAACGGCGGCGCGATCCTCTGGCAGCACCTGTTCTGGTTCTTCGGGCACCCCGAGGTGTACATCATCGCGCTGCCGTTCTTCGGCATCGTCTCCGAGATCCTCCCGGTGTTCAGCCGCAAGCCGATCTTCGGCTACAAGACGCTCGTCTACGCGACCATCGCGATCGCCGCCCTCTCGATGACCGTGTGGGCGCACCACATGTACGTCACCGGCTCGGTGCTTCTGCCCTTCTTCTCGCTCATGACGATGCTCATCGCGGTGCCGACGGGCGTGAAGATCTTCAACTGGGTCGGCACGATGTGGCGCGGTTCGGTCACCTTCGAGACACCCATGATGTGGTCGATCGGCTTCCTCATCACCTTCGTCTTCGGCGGCCTCACCGGCGTCATCCTCGCCTCGCCGCCGCTCGACTTCGCGGTCTCCGACTCCTACTTCGTCGTCGCGCACTTCCACTACGTCGTCTTCGGCACGGTCGTGTTCGCGATGTTCGCGGGCTTCTACTTCTGGTGGCCGAAGTGGACGGGCAAGATGCTCAACGAGCGCCTCGGTCAGATCCACTTCTGGACGCTGTTCGTGGGCTTCCACACGACGTTCCTCATCCAGCACTGGCTGGGCGTCGTGGGGATGCCCCGTCGCTACGCGACCTACGCGGTCGAGGACGGCTTCACCTGGATGAACCAGCTGTCGACCTTCGGGGCGTTCCTGCTCGCGGCTTCGATGATCCCGTTCCTCCTGAACGTCTACATCACCGCGCGCCGTGCACCCAAGGTGACCGTGAATGACCCGTGGGGCTACGGCCGCTCGCTCGAGTGGGCCACCTCGTGCCCGCCGCCGCGCCACAACTTCACCTCGATCCCGCGCATCCGCTCGGAGTCGCCCGCGTTCGACCTCAACCACCCGGAGGCCGGCATCCCCGTCGGCATCGGGCCGGCGAAGGACGCCCCGGACGCCCCCACGTACGACCTCGGCGACGAGAAGGTGAAGTGA
- the trpD gene encoding anthranilate phosphoribosyltransferase, protein MSATPTWPALLTRLLERQDLSIAESSWAMEQVMAGEATPVQLAGFLVALRAKGETIDEIVGFRDAALAHALPVGIPAMVLDIVGTGGDPYGAVVNVSSVASIVAAAAGVPVAKHGNRAASSASGASDVLGALGIALDLEPDRLARVFDEVGLTYLNAAVLHPGFRHAGAARRELGVSTLFNVLGPLVNPARPEASAVGVASLERVPLIVGVFRTRGATALVYRGDDGIDKLTTTGHSHVWEVSRGAVTEHDIDPRDLGIAYSSIADILGEGPEHNAAIARRVLVGEPGAVRDIVLLNAAAGLVSWRLAQDPAQVSRPLVERLREQMAVAAESIDSGAAAGKLAAWAAATQR, encoded by the coding sequence ATGTCCGCCACCCCGACCTGGCCCGCGCTGCTCACCCGATTGCTGGAGCGGCAGGATCTGTCGATCGCCGAGTCCAGCTGGGCCATGGAGCAGGTCATGGCGGGGGAGGCGACACCGGTTCAGCTGGCGGGGTTCCTGGTGGCGCTGCGGGCCAAGGGCGAGACGATCGATGAGATCGTCGGGTTCCGGGATGCTGCTCTCGCGCACGCGCTGCCGGTGGGCATCCCGGCCATGGTGCTCGACATCGTCGGAACCGGCGGCGACCCCTACGGCGCCGTGGTCAACGTCTCCTCGGTGGCGTCGATCGTCGCGGCGGCCGCCGGCGTACCGGTGGCCAAGCACGGCAACCGCGCAGCGAGCAGCGCCTCGGGCGCCTCCGACGTGCTGGGCGCTCTCGGCATCGCCCTCGACCTCGAGCCGGATCGGCTGGCACGCGTCTTCGACGAGGTCGGGCTCACGTACCTCAACGCGGCCGTGCTGCACCCCGGGTTCCGGCATGCCGGCGCGGCGCGGCGCGAGCTCGGCGTCTCGACCCTGTTCAACGTGCTCGGCCCGCTCGTCAACCCGGCGCGGCCCGAGGCCAGCGCGGTCGGTGTCGCGAGCCTCGAGCGGGTGCCGCTCATCGTCGGCGTGTTCCGCACGCGCGGGGCGACGGCGCTCGTCTACCGCGGGGACGACGGCATCGACAAGCTCACCACGACGGGGCACAGCCACGTGTGGGAGGTGTCGCGCGGCGCCGTGACCGAGCACGACATCGACCCGCGCGATCTCGGCATCGCCTACAGCAGCATCGCCGACATCCTCGGCGAGGGGCCGGAGCACAACGCCGCGATCGCGCGCCGGGTGCTGGTGGGGGAGCCCGGCGCCGTGCGCGACATCGTGCTGCTCAACGCGGCGGCGGGGCTGGTGTCGTGGCGGCTCGCGCAGGATCCGGCGCAGGTCTCGCGGCCGCTCGTCGAGCGCCTGCGCGAGCAGATGGCGGTCGCGGCCGAGTCGATCGACTCGGGCGCCGCGGCCGGGAAGCTTGCGGCGTGGGCCGCGGCCACCCAGCGCTGA
- a CDS encoding HAD family hydrolase — MSPAPLTTVLLDVNETLTDLRPVDEWMRGHGLPAGSASAWLAAVLRDGFAASLAGLPASFGPLGASALSDLAAAHIDADAGESMQQELPGVVAGLPAHDDVEPGIRSMIEAGLGVATLTNGSPAIAAGLLERLGLAGEGIGLISVDGTRTWKPHAEAYLGACDRLGVMPEQTALVACHPWDIIGAQRAGLQGVWLPRGRSWPAGYPAPDRTIAQLSEVTG, encoded by the coding sequence ATGAGCCCCGCACCCCTCACCACCGTCCTCCTCGACGTCAACGAGACGCTGACCGACCTGCGCCCCGTCGACGAGTGGATGCGCGGCCACGGCCTGCCCGCCGGCTCGGCGTCGGCCTGGCTCGCGGCCGTGCTGCGCGACGGCTTCGCCGCCTCGCTCGCCGGGCTGCCGGCATCGTTCGGCCCGCTCGGGGCCTCCGCACTGTCGGATCTCGCGGCCGCGCACATCGACGCCGACGCCGGGGAGTCGATGCAGCAGGAGCTGCCCGGGGTGGTGGCGGGTCTGCCCGCCCACGACGACGTCGAGCCGGGCATCCGCAGCATGATCGAGGCCGGCCTCGGCGTCGCGACGCTCACGAACGGCTCCCCCGCGATCGCCGCGGGCCTGCTCGAGCGCCTCGGCCTCGCGGGCGAGGGCATCGGCCTGATCAGCGTCGACGGCACGCGCACGTGGAAGCCGCACGCCGAGGCCTACCTCGGTGCCTGCGACCGGCTCGGCGTCATGCCCGAGCAGACGGCGCTCGTCGCCTGCCACCCCTGGGACATCATCGGCGCGCAGCGCGCCGGCCTGCAGGGCGTGTGGCTGCCGCGCGGCCGCTCGTGGCCGGCCGGGTACCCGGCGCCCGACCGCACGATCGCGCAGCTGTCAGAGGTGACGGGCTGA
- a CDS encoding cytochrome c oxidase subunit 4, giving the protein MKTNINLFWVLAVFFVALAAVYVTWAIIDTGQVEWVGTLGIGLSAVLSLFIAFYLRLANRSIGGTLPEDRLDADIDDGDAELGYFSPWSWWPVFLAGGAALVFLGLATGIWITYYAIPLALIAIVGWTYEYYRGNFAR; this is encoded by the coding sequence ATGAAGACCAACATCAACCTGTTCTGGGTCCTCGCGGTCTTCTTCGTCGCGCTGGCCGCGGTCTACGTCACCTGGGCGATCATCGACACCGGTCAGGTGGAGTGGGTGGGCACGCTCGGCATCGGCCTCAGCGCCGTGCTGTCGCTGTTCATCGCCTTCTACCTGCGGCTCGCCAACCGATCCATCGGCGGCACGCTGCCGGAGGACCGCCTCGACGCCGACATCGATGACGGCGACGCCGAGCTCGGCTACTTCTCGCCGTGGAGTTGGTGGCCGGTGTTCCTCGCCGGTGGTGCCGCGCTCGTCTTCCTCGGTCTCGCGACCGGCATCTGGATCACGTACTACGCCATCCCGCTCGCCCTCATCGCGATCGTCGGCTGGACGTACGAGTACTACCGCGGCAACTTCGCCCGCTGA
- a CDS encoding GNAT family N-acetyltransferase, with the protein MVVRAARAADADAVFALVQQLGAAFVPVRGAFDASFTAAVGAGEDADLFLLVAEDAEGAVLGYALTTVARLLSTNGMSAQLQEIAVDASARGQDLGTELVHAVEAECIRRGVRQITVASRRAGGFYDRLGYSQNAEYMRRVF; encoded by the coding sequence ATGGTCGTCCGCGCAGCGCGGGCCGCCGATGCGGACGCCGTCTTCGCCCTCGTGCAGCAGTTGGGTGCGGCATTCGTGCCCGTGCGCGGCGCCTTCGATGCGAGCTTCACGGCCGCGGTCGGGGCGGGCGAGGACGCCGACCTCTTCCTGCTCGTCGCCGAGGATGCGGAGGGCGCGGTTTTGGGCTACGCCCTGACGACAGTCGCCCGTCTGCTGTCGACCAACGGCATGTCGGCCCAGCTGCAGGAGATCGCGGTCGACGCCTCCGCTCGCGGTCAGGATCTCGGCACCGAGCTCGTCCACGCCGTCGAGGCGGAGTGCATCCGCCGCGGCGTGCGCCAGATCACCGTCGCGAGCCGTCGCGCCGGCGGGTTCTACGACCGCCTCGGCTACAGCCAGAACGCGGAGTACATGCGTCGCGTCTTCTGA
- the ctaC gene encoding aa3-type cytochrome oxidase subunit II — MRSNRRLRMAAIPLAIVTTLVLAACTPQQTLGWLPTEPGTTNQVDRVIGLWTTSWIVLLVVGAITWGLIIWAAIVYRRRKGQTGLPVQLRYNMPIEILYTVIPLILVIGFFAFTARDQAAIEEPLADPDVQIEVYGKRWAWDFNYLTDDVYYQGIQAQEGENGITFDSLPTLYLPVGQKVEIKIESRDVLHSFWIVDFLYKKDMVPAKSNYWYFIPEKEGSYQGKCAELCGEYHSLMLFNVEVVSVEEYEAYTASLRDAGNEGRLGVEFNTNQNLPGTTGASEEE, encoded by the coding sequence GTGCGCTCCAACCGTCGACTCCGCATGGCGGCGATCCCCCTCGCCATCGTGACCACCCTCGTTCTCGCCGCGTGCACCCCCCAGCAGACGCTGGGCTGGCTGCCGACGGAGCCCGGGACGACGAACCAGGTGGACCGCGTCATCGGCCTCTGGACCACCTCGTGGATCGTGCTCCTCGTCGTGGGCGCCATCACGTGGGGCCTCATCATCTGGGCCGCCATCGTCTACCGCCGCCGCAAGGGCCAGACGGGCCTGCCGGTGCAGCTGCGCTACAACATGCCGATCGAGATCCTCTACACGGTGATCCCGCTCATCCTCGTGATCGGCTTCTTCGCCTTCACCGCGCGCGACCAGGCCGCGATCGAGGAGCCCCTCGCCGACCCCGACGTGCAGATCGAGGTCTACGGCAAGCGCTGGGCCTGGGACTTCAACTACCTGACCGACGACGTCTACTACCAGGGCATCCAGGCGCAGGAGGGCGAGAACGGGATCACTTTCGACTCGCTGCCGACCCTGTACCTGCCGGTCGGCCAGAAGGTCGAGATCAAGATCGAGTCGCGCGACGTGCTGCACTCCTTCTGGATCGTGGACTTCCTCTACAAGAAGGACATGGTCCCCGCGAAGTCCAACTACTGGTACTTCATCCCTGAGAAGGAGGGCTCGTACCAGGGCAAGTGCGCCGAGCTCTGCGGCGAGTACCACTCGCTCATGCTGTTCAACGTCGAGGTCGTCTCCGTCGAGGAGTACGAGGCCTACACCGCCTCGCTGCGCGACGCGGGCAACGAGGGCCGACTCGGCGTAGAGTTCAACACTAACCAGAACCTGCCGGGCACCACCGGCGCCAGCGAAGAGGAGTAG